The Metabacillus litoralis genome contains a region encoding:
- the hflC gene encoding protease modulator HflC, with protein sequence MDNDNIVNMEEKKPAFSFKGYLRGGIILLILIVLLVLVFTNLFIVKENEYKVVRQFGEVVKIIEEPGLSFKIPFIQSVTTLPKYQMTYDVEEAEINTKDKKRLIIDNYTVWRISDPKKMISNARSIVNAETKMAEYVFSTVRSELGQLNYDEIINDEKSSRGSLNDKVTEIVNNLLENGNYGIVVTDVRMKRTDLPAENEQSVFTRMISERESTAQGYLSKGDAEKNRIIADTDREVKEMLAKAQADADVIRSEGEREAAKIYNTAYSKDPGFYEMYRTLQSYKQTIDEETVIIIPFNSPYASLLKGVQ encoded by the coding sequence ATGGACAATGATAATATTGTCAACATGGAGGAGAAGAAACCTGCTTTTTCATTCAAGGGATATTTACGTGGAGGGATTATTCTTCTAATTTTAATTGTCTTACTTGTATTAGTCTTCACTAACCTTTTTATCGTTAAAGAAAATGAATATAAGGTTGTCCGTCAATTCGGTGAAGTTGTGAAGATTATTGAAGAACCAGGATTAAGCTTTAAAATACCGTTTATTCAATCAGTTACAACTCTTCCTAAATATCAAATGACTTATGATGTAGAAGAGGCTGAAATTAATACAAAGGATAAGAAGAGGTTAATCATTGATAACTATACAGTTTGGCGAATAAGTGACCCTAAAAAGATGATCTCCAATGCAAGGTCGATTGTTAATGCTGAAACGAAGATGGCTGAATATGTTTTTTCAACAGTTCGTTCTGAACTAGGTCAATTAAACTATGATGAGATTATTAATGATGAAAAATCTTCAAGAGGAAGTTTAAATGATAAAGTAACGGAGATAGTTAATAATTTATTAGAAAATGGTAACTATGGGATTGTTGTGACAGATGTGAGAATGAAAAGAACAGATTTACCTGCTGAAAATGAGCAGTCAGTATTCACACGAATGATTTCTGAACGGGAATCAACTGCACAGGGGTATCTGTCAAAAGGTGATGCTGAAAAGAATCGTATCATCGCAGATACTGATCGAGAAGTAAAAGAGATGCTAGCAAAGGCACAGGCTGATGCTGATGTTATTCGAAGTGAGGGTGAAAGGGAAGCAGCGAAAATTTATAATACTGCTTATTCTAAAGATCCAGGCTTCTATGAGATGTATCGAACATTACAATCATATAAACAAACAATTGATGAAGAAACCGTCATTATTATTCCGTTCAATTCTCCTTATGCTTCTTTGTTAAAGGGAGTCCAGTAA
- the mutM gene encoding DNA-formamidopyrimidine glycosylase — MPELPEVETVRRTLLQLVKGKTINGVNIHWPKIIKKPEEPEQFRDAIIGQTIHDVQRRGKFLKFMLDDFVLVSHLRMEGRYGLYQPHEEFDHHTHVIFMFTDQTELRYRDVRKFGTMHLFKKGEEERTLPLSQLGPEPFSEEFTVDYLRGRLAKTERKIKTALLDQSVVVGLGNIYVDEALFRSGIKPDRIASKLTKAEYKILHEQIIKTLEEAVAQGGSTVRSYVNTQGEIGMFQLQLYVYGRTNEPCKTCGKTLTKTVVGGRGTHFCEQCQK, encoded by the coding sequence ATGCCTGAATTACCAGAGGTTGAAACTGTACGACGAACGTTGCTTCAGTTAGTGAAAGGGAAAACAATAAACGGAGTCAATATCCATTGGCCTAAAATCATAAAAAAGCCAGAAGAACCTGAACAATTTAGAGATGCAATCATTGGTCAAACAATTCATGATGTTCAGCGCAGAGGCAAATTCTTAAAATTTATGCTTGATGATTTTGTTCTTGTTTCTCATTTGCGAATGGAAGGAAGATATGGTTTATATCAACCACATGAGGAATTTGATCATCATACACATGTTATTTTCATGTTTACAGATCAAACGGAGTTAAGATATCGGGATGTTCGAAAGTTCGGGACTATGCATTTATTTAAGAAGGGAGAAGAAGAACGTACACTTCCACTTTCTCAATTAGGTCCAGAGCCATTTTCTGAAGAATTCACGGTGGACTATCTCCGAGGTCGTCTAGCAAAAACTGAACGGAAAATTAAAACGGCTTTGTTAGATCAATCAGTTGTTGTTGGACTTGGGAATATATATGTAGATGAAGCTCTTTTTAGATCAGGTATTAAACCAGATCGTATAGCCAGTAAATTAACAAAAGCGGAATATAAGATTTTACATGAGCAAATCATTAAAACCCTTGAAGAAGCAGTTGCTCAAGGAGGCAGTACTGTTCGCTCTTATGTAAATACACAAGGTGAAATCGGTATGTTTCAGCTTCAATTATACGTTTATGGCAGAACAAATGAGCCATGTAAAACATGTGGAAAAACATTAACTAAAACAGTTGTGGGCGGACGTGGAACTCATTTTTGTGAGCAATGTCAAAAATAG
- the ytaF gene encoding sporulation membrane protein YtaF, with the protein MFQYTSLLLLAIAVSLDSFSVGFTYGMRKMRIPIKSILIIACCSAATMLGAMFLGELLTKIFPVVVTEKLGGIILVFIGAWVLYQFFRPAKEETSDEEETEKMLINFEIKTFGIVINILRKPMTADIDKSGTITGVEALLLGLALSLDAFGAGIGAALLGYSPIVMSLLVACMSSLFVSIGIKSGHIFSKFAWMDKFSCLPGIILIMIGIWKL; encoded by the coding sequence ATGTTTCAATATACATCACTCTTGTTATTAGCGATCGCAGTTAGTTTGGATAGCTTTTCAGTTGGATTTACTTATGGAATGCGAAAAATGAGGATACCAATCAAATCAATATTAATTATTGCGTGTTGTTCTGCTGCCACAATGCTTGGAGCGATGTTTCTTGGTGAGCTATTAACAAAAATCTTTCCAGTTGTCGTAACTGAAAAGCTTGGTGGTATTATTTTAGTGTTTATTGGCGCATGGGTTTTGTACCAATTTTTCCGTCCTGCAAAAGAAGAAACTTCAGATGAAGAAGAAACTGAAAAAATGTTAATTAATTTTGAGATCAAAACATTTGGAATTGTCATCAATATACTTAGAAAACCTATGACGGCAGATATTGATAAATCTGGTACGATTACAGGTGTCGAAGCATTGTTACTTGGGCTGGCATTATCACTGGATGCCTTCGGAGCAGGTATTGGCGCTGCATTATTAGGTTATTCTCCTATTGTAATGAGTTTACTAGTAGCGTGTATGAGCTCGTTATTTGTATCAATTGGGATTAAATCAGGACATATTTTCTCTAAATTTGCGTGGATGGACAAATTTTCTTGCCTACCGGGTATTATTCTCATTATGATAGGGATATGGAAACTTTAG
- the mdh gene encoding malate dehydrogenase has protein sequence MAIKRRKVSVIGGGFTGATTAFLLGQKELADVVLVDIPQMENPTKGKALDMLEASPVQGFDANIIGTSNYEDTENSDIVVITAGIARKPGMSRDDLVATNAGIMKAVTKEIVKYSPECTIIVLTNPVDAMTYTVFKESGFPKHRVIGQSGVLDTARFRTFVAQELNLSVKDVTGFVLGGHGDDMVPLVRYSYAGGIPLETLMSKDKLDAIVERTRKGGGEIVNLLGNGSAYYAPAASLVEMVEAILKDQRRVLPSIVYLEGEYGFDGIYLGVPTVLGGNGLEQIIELELTEEEKAALEKSADSVRNVMKVLS, from the coding sequence ATGGCTATTAAGCGTAGAAAAGTTTCCGTAATTGGTGGGGGCTTCACTGGAGCCACTACAGCGTTTTTATTAGGGCAAAAAGAACTTGCAGATGTAGTATTAGTTGATATTCCTCAAATGGAAAACCCAACAAAAGGGAAAGCTCTTGATATGCTTGAAGCTAGTCCTGTACAAGGTTTCGACGCAAACATTATCGGAACATCTAATTATGAAGACACAGAAAACTCTGATATTGTCGTTATTACAGCAGGTATTGCTCGGAAGCCAGGTATGAGTCGTGACGATCTTGTTGCAACAAATGCAGGCATTATGAAGGCTGTAACAAAAGAAATTGTTAAGTATTCTCCTGAATGCACGATCATTGTGTTAACCAATCCCGTAGATGCAATGACTTATACAGTTTTTAAAGAGTCAGGTTTTCCTAAGCATCGAGTAATTGGACAATCAGGAGTGTTAGATACAGCTCGTTTCCGTACGTTTGTTGCACAAGAGCTTAACCTTTCTGTGAAGGATGTAACAGGGTTTGTTTTAGGTGGACATGGTGATGATATGGTACCATTAGTACGCTATTCTTATGCGGGTGGTATTCCTCTCGAAACATTAATGTCTAAAGATAAATTAGATGCAATTGTAGAAAGAACACGTAAGGGTGGCGGTGAAATCGTTAATCTGCTAGGGAACGGCAGTGCATACTATGCACCTGCAGCTTCACTGGTGGAAATGGTAGAGGCCATTTTAAAAGATCAACGACGAGTTCTTCCATCTATAGTTTATCTTGAAGGAGAATATGGCTTTGATGGAATTTACCTAGGTGTTCCAACTGTACTAGGTGGAAATGGTCTTGAACAAATTATTGAACTTGAGCTCACCGAAGAAGAAAAAGCAGCACTTGAAAAATCTGCTGATTCTGTTAGAAACGTTATGAAAGTATTATCTTAA
- the polA gene encoding DNA polymerase I, which yields MTKKIVLIDGNSIAYRAFFALPLLNNDKGVHTNAIYGFTMILMKILEDEKPSHMLVAFDAGKTTFRHKTFQEYKGGRQKTPPELSEQFPFIRELLDAYQISRYELENYEADDIIGTLSKQAEQDGYEVKVISGDKDLTQLVTDKITVDITKKGITDVDSYTPDFVMEKYGLTPEQIIDMKGLMGDTSDNIPGVPGVGEKTAIKLLSEFKTLESVLDSIEKVSGKKLKEKLEENREQALMSKKLATIDCEAPLAITLDEVQYEGFDASKVKEIFKELGFNSLLEKMGEDVAEEEVYEDISFENVTELTSDVLTDEAALYVEILEDSYHQADISGVSIINKNGHYYVSAELALNSDLFKEWAADETKRKTVYDGKKTTVGLSWKGISLKGIDFDILIAAYLLNPSATFDDVASVAKAHGISIVQADEAVYGKGAKRSIPGEETLSEHLVRKGLAIFDLKERLIEQLEQNDQSSLLYDLELPLSLILAQMEAEGIAVDVDRLKEMGEHLAEQLNTLEKNIYEHAGESFNINSPKQLGVILFEKLQLPVVKKTKTGYSTSADVLEKLEDKHEIVKDILHYRQLGKLQSTYIEGLLKVVHKDTHKIHTRFNQVLTTTGRLSSIDPNLQNIPIRLEEGRKIRQAFVPSHKDWVIFAADYSQIELRVLAHIANDQNLVEAFQNDLDIHTKTAMDVFHVKEDEVTSNMRRQAKAVNFGIVYGISDFGLSQSLGITRKEAGEFIKRYLESFVGVQDYMDDIVADAREKGYVKTLLHRRRYIPEITSRNFNLRSFAERTAMNTPIQGSAADIIKKAMIDMAARLKQEKLQTKLLLQVHDELIFEAPREEVPILEKIVPEVMENAVELKVPLKVDYSYGDSWYDAK from the coding sequence TTGACGAAAAAAATAGTATTAATTGATGGGAATAGTATTGCCTATCGGGCTTTCTTTGCCCTACCATTATTAAATAACGACAAAGGTGTACATACGAACGCAATCTATGGATTTACCATGATTTTAATGAAAATACTAGAAGATGAGAAGCCATCTCATATGCTTGTGGCTTTCGATGCAGGTAAAACAACATTTAGACATAAAACATTCCAAGAATACAAAGGCGGAAGACAAAAAACTCCTCCTGAGCTATCAGAGCAATTTCCGTTTATTCGAGAACTATTAGATGCTTATCAAATCTCAAGGTATGAACTGGAAAACTATGAAGCAGACGATATTATCGGAACTCTTTCCAAACAGGCTGAACAGGATGGTTATGAAGTTAAGGTTATTTCAGGGGACAAAGATTTAACTCAATTAGTTACAGATAAAATAACAGTTGATATTACAAAAAAAGGGATAACAGATGTAGATTCCTATACGCCTGACTTTGTGATGGAAAAGTATGGATTAACTCCTGAGCAAATTATTGATATGAAAGGTCTTATGGGAGATACGTCTGATAATATTCCTGGTGTACCGGGAGTAGGAGAAAAAACAGCAATAAAACTGTTAAGTGAGTTTAAAACATTAGAGAGTGTATTAGATTCAATTGAGAAAGTAAGCGGGAAAAAATTAAAGGAAAAGCTTGAAGAAAATCGCGAGCAGGCTTTAATGAGTAAAAAGCTTGCAACGATTGACTGTGAAGCACCCTTAGCGATCACATTGGATGAAGTGCAATATGAAGGATTCGATGCTAGTAAAGTAAAGGAAATCTTTAAGGAGCTAGGCTTTAATTCTTTGTTAGAAAAGATGGGTGAAGATGTAGCTGAGGAAGAAGTGTACGAGGATATCAGCTTTGAAAACGTAACAGAGCTTACCTCAGATGTACTGACAGATGAAGCAGCACTGTATGTAGAAATACTAGAGGATAGTTATCACCAGGCAGATATAAGTGGCGTTTCAATTATAAATAAAAATGGTCATTATTATGTATCAGCTGAACTTGCTCTTAACTCTGATTTATTTAAGGAATGGGCTGCAGACGAAACCAAACGTAAAACAGTTTATGATGGTAAAAAAACAACAGTTGGCTTAAGTTGGAAAGGAATCTCTTTAAAAGGGATTGACTTTGATATTTTAATTGCGGCTTATTTATTGAATCCTTCGGCAACATTTGATGACGTGGCTAGTGTAGCTAAAGCACATGGGATATCGATTGTACAAGCTGATGAGGCTGTTTATGGAAAAGGTGCAAAACGTTCTATTCCTGGTGAAGAGACTCTTAGTGAGCACCTTGTTCGTAAAGGATTAGCGATCTTTGATTTAAAAGAAAGGTTAATTGAACAACTCGAACAAAATGATCAGTCATCTCTATTGTATGATTTAGAATTACCTTTATCTCTTATTCTTGCGCAAATGGAAGCAGAGGGAATAGCTGTTGATGTGGACCGTTTAAAAGAGATGGGTGAACATTTAGCAGAACAATTAAACACTCTTGAAAAAAATATCTATGAGCATGCTGGTGAATCATTTAATATTAATTCACCAAAGCAACTTGGTGTTATTTTATTTGAGAAGCTTCAGCTGCCAGTTGTGAAAAAGACGAAGACAGGTTATTCAACTTCAGCGGATGTATTAGAAAAGCTTGAGGATAAGCATGAAATCGTAAAGGATATCTTGCATTATCGTCAGTTAGGTAAATTGCAATCAACCTATATTGAAGGGTTATTAAAAGTTGTTCATAAAGACACACATAAAATTCATACTCGTTTTAACCAGGTGCTAACAACAACAGGAAGACTTAGCTCAATCGATCCTAACTTACAAAACATACCGATTCGATTAGAAGAAGGACGTAAGATTCGTCAAGCTTTTGTACCTTCTCATAAAGATTGGGTCATTTTTGCGGCTGACTATTCACAAATTGAATTAAGGGTATTAGCGCATATCGCAAATGATCAAAATTTAGTTGAAGCCTTCCAGAATGATTTAGACATTCATACGAAAACAGCTATGGATGTGTTTCATGTTAAAGAAGATGAAGTGACTTCAAATATGAGAAGACAAGCAAAGGCTGTTAACTTTGGCATTGTATACGGAATCAGTGATTTTGGGCTTTCTCAAAGTTTGGGGATTACTCGTAAAGAAGCCGGTGAATTTATAAAGCGCTATTTAGAATCCTTTGTTGGAGTACAAGACTATATGGATGATATTGTAGCTGATGCAAGAGAGAAGGGTTATGTTAAAACATTGCTTCATCGAAGAAGGTATATTCCTGAAATCACGAGCAGAAACTTTAATCTTCGTAGTTTTGCTGAACGAACAGCTATGAACACTCCAATTCAAGGAAGTGCAGCCGATATTATCAAAAAAGCGATGATTGATATGGCTGCAAGATTAAAGCAAGAAAAGCTGCAAACAAAGCTGTTATTACAGGTGCATGATGAATTGATTTTTGAAGCACCTAGGGAAGAAGTCCCTATCTTAGAAAAAATTGTTCCAGAAGTAATGGAAAATGCGGTTGAGTTAAAAGTGCCGCTTAAGGTGGACTATTCTTATGGAGATTCTTGGTATGATGCAAAATAA
- a CDS encoding response regulator transcription factor, giving the protein MSKRVLVVDDEQSISTLLKYNLEQAGYTVSTALDGEEGLNTCLKEEPDLLVLDLMLPKMDGIEVCKQLRQRKIMVPILMLTAKDDEFDKVLGLELGADDYMTKPFSPREVVARIKAILRRSQSQPEPEVQEIEDENQVLIGDLRVLPDHYEAYYGKERLDLTPKEFELLVYLAKHKGRVLTRDQLLSAVWNYDFAGDTRIVDVHISHLREKIERNTKKPLYIKTIRGLGYKLEEPKLNE; this is encoded by the coding sequence ATGAGTAAGAGAGTATTAGTAGTAGATGATGAACAATCAATATCAACCTTGTTAAAGTATAATTTGGAACAAGCAGGCTATACAGTTTCAACAGCTTTGGATGGTGAAGAAGGTCTGAATACTTGTTTGAAAGAAGAGCCTGATTTACTTGTGCTTGATTTAATGCTTCCGAAAATGGATGGAATTGAAGTGTGTAAACAGCTTCGACAAAGGAAAATCATGGTGCCAATTCTTATGCTAACCGCAAAAGACGATGAATTCGATAAAGTATTAGGCTTAGAATTAGGTGCAGATGATTATATGACAAAGCCTTTTAGCCCTAGAGAGGTTGTAGCAAGAATAAAGGCTATATTAAGACGCAGTCAGTCACAGCCTGAACCTGAGGTGCAAGAAATTGAGGATGAAAATCAAGTACTGATTGGCGATTTACGAGTGTTACCTGATCACTACGAGGCTTATTATGGAAAAGAACGTTTGGATTTAACTCCTAAAGAATTTGAATTACTAGTGTATTTAGCAAAACATAAAGGAAGAGTGCTTACAAGAGATCAGTTACTCAGTGCTGTTTGGAATTATGATTTTGCGGGCGATACTAGAATTGTGGATGTTCATATTAGTCACTTACGTGAAAAAATAGAAAGAAATACAAAAAAACCATTATATATTAAAACAATAAGAGGGTTGGGGTATAAGCTTGAGGAGCCAAAGCTGAATGAATAG
- the hflK gene encoding FtsH protease activity modulator HflK produces the protein MLSIKRVLTIFGFALLIVVLGVVAFTSWYTVDESEQAVMITLGEVEEGISEPGLHFKMPWPIQSVEVLSKETFSLQFGYEESEDGEVKDFPKETKMITGDENIVLADMVVQWKITEPGKYLFNAENPQEMLEDATSASLRSIIGSSTIDDALTSGKVEIEKQVQELLSNLVDGYDIGITILAVKLQDVDLPNEEVRKAFTAVTDARETMNTRKNEANKYRNKRTEEAQGEKDAIMSSAAGDKAARMEEARGDVAQFNAIYNEYVNNKEITQKRLVLETIDQVLPNAEIYIMEDNGNTMKYLPIKDPASKPVVPAEQEGSDTNGQ, from the coding sequence ATGTTAAGTATAAAACGAGTACTCACGATCTTCGGATTTGCGTTGTTAATTGTGGTCTTAGGAGTTGTTGCTTTTACTTCATGGTATACCGTAGATGAGTCAGAACAAGCCGTGATGATTACTCTTGGAGAGGTAGAAGAAGGAATTAGTGAACCAGGTTTACATTTTAAGATGCCTTGGCCAATCCAATCAGTTGAAGTTCTATCTAAAGAAACCTTCAGTTTACAGTTTGGTTATGAGGAATCTGAGGATGGTGAAGTAAAAGATTTCCCAAAAGAAACAAAAATGATTACGGGTGATGAAAATATCGTTTTAGCAGATATGGTTGTTCAGTGGAAAATTACCGAACCAGGTAAATATTTATTTAATGCGGAAAATCCACAGGAGATGTTAGAAGATGCTACATCAGCAAGCTTGAGAAGTATTATTGGAAGCTCAACAATTGATGATGCTTTAACGTCTGGAAAGGTAGAAATTGAGAAACAAGTCCAGGAATTATTATCGAATCTTGTAGATGGCTATGATATTGGCATTACCATTTTAGCCGTAAAGCTTCAGGATGTAGATCTACCAAATGAAGAGGTTAGAAAAGCTTTTACAGCTGTTACTGATGCCCGTGAAACGATGAATACACGTAAGAATGAAGCAAATAAATACCGGAATAAACGAACAGAAGAAGCACAAGGGGAAAAGGATGCGATTATGTCTTCAGCAGCTGGTGATAAAGCCGCCCGAATGGAAGAGGCGCGTGGAGATGTTGCACAATTCAATGCAATTTATAACGAATATGTTAATAACAAAGAAATTACACAGAAGCGTTTAGTATTAGAAACAATAGATCAAGTTCTCCCAAATGCTGAGATTTATATTATGGAAGATAACGGAAACACAATGAAGTATTTGCCGATTAAAGATCCGGCTTCAAAGCCTGTCGTACCAGCTGAACAGGAAGGAAGTGATACGAATGGACAATGA
- a CDS encoding MaoC/PaaZ C-terminal domain-containing protein, giving the protein MLLGKKRKIGRHIEEISVGEKLTLTEKMEDKDLLLYLGLTNDANPLYIQHDYASQTPYEKPIVPTIMLTGIITAAVSKYLPGPGSHIVNQEISFLQPLYHYDVVQFLFEVGEVHTSENKIVVNIHAVNSEEQTVLEGKITVCPPHKMTPMEGKALENF; this is encoded by the coding sequence ATGCTTCTTGGCAAAAAGAGAAAGATTGGTAGACATATCGAAGAAATATCGGTTGGAGAAAAATTAACTCTAACAGAAAAAATGGAAGATAAGGATTTACTTCTTTATTTAGGACTAACCAATGATGCCAACCCACTTTATATTCAGCATGATTATGCCTCACAAACTCCATACGAAAAGCCAATTGTACCAACAATCATGCTAACTGGAATCATTACAGCAGCTGTATCGAAATATTTACCAGGTCCAGGAAGCCACATTGTAAACCAAGAAATTTCATTCCTTCAACCGTTATACCATTATGATGTTGTCCAATTTCTCTTTGAGGTTGGAGAAGTCCATACTTCCGAAAATAAAATTGTAGTAAATATCCATGCTGTGAATAGTGAAGAACAAACAGTTTTAGAAGGAAAAATCACAGTATGCCCTCCTCACAAAATGACTCCAATGGAAGGAAAAGCATTAGAAAACTTCTAA
- the pnpS gene encoding two-component system histidine kinase PnpS: MNRFRSRFLFALITLIIAVLVGLGLLLGQIFNSYYLNTFKEELQREANSILTIISRDDLSNSQISELLSDLGKDYKSHITIIDEDDTILFDAGDLTQDLDMNSLKNNVLPIMRGQSKGYYYSDQVNGVAYYGLPIKEKAAYEGIVLVSASVSSLTKVNQQMWGILVASLGIAFIIILLIGVRITAQFTRPIESAIKVSMELAKGNYKARTYEDHLDETGILSQSINILARNLQDMTRAQEMQQDRLQTLIENMGSGLILIDGRGYINLVNRAYKELFEVDSAKFLYQLYYDAFTHKEIIEIVEEIFMTEVKVRKQLHLPLKIERKHFEVYGAPIIGTNDEWKGIVLVFHDITELKKLEQMRKDFVANVSHELKTPITSIKGFSETLLDGALSDKQTAEYFLSIILKESDRLQSLIQDLLDLSKIEQQGFELSIQTCDLREILDDITVMLESKSREKEVELSVSLPEGLTYIEGDIYRLKQIFINLISNALTYTPQGGSVHVKVDKYPDYAIVTVSDTGIGIKTEEIPRIFERFYRVDRARSRNSGGTGLGLAIVKHLVEAHKGQISVESEVGKGTTFTVKLNRKFDETS; this comes from the coding sequence ATGAATAGATTTCGTTCACGCTTTTTGTTTGCCCTTATTACATTAATCATTGCGGTACTGGTTGGCTTAGGGTTATTGCTAGGGCAAATTTTTAATAGCTACTATCTGAACACGTTTAAAGAAGAGTTACAAAGAGAAGCGAATTCAATATTAACGATCATATCACGTGATGATTTATCGAACTCTCAAATCTCAGAATTACTGTCTGATTTAGGGAAAGATTATAAATCACATATTACTATCATAGATGAAGATGACACCATTTTGTTTGATGCAGGTGATTTAACACAAGATCTCGATATGAATTCATTGAAGAATAACGTACTTCCAATCATGAGGGGACAATCTAAGGGCTATTATTATAGTGACCAAGTTAACGGGGTAGCTTATTATGGATTGCCAATAAAGGAAAAAGCTGCTTATGAAGGGATTGTGCTCGTTAGCGCGTCTGTGAGTTCTTTAACTAAGGTAAATCAACAAATGTGGGGTATTCTAGTAGCTAGTCTCGGTATCGCATTTATCATTATATTATTAATTGGAGTAAGAATTACAGCCCAATTTACCAGGCCGATTGAGTCTGCAATTAAAGTATCTATGGAACTTGCAAAGGGAAATTATAAAGCACGTACATATGAAGATCATTTAGACGAAACAGGAATACTAAGTCAGTCAATTAATATACTCGCTCGAAACCTTCAAGATATGACAAGGGCACAGGAAATGCAACAAGATCGTTTGCAAACGTTAATTGAAAATATGGGAAGCGGGCTAATTTTGATTGATGGAAGAGGTTATATTAACTTAGTCAACAGAGCATATAAAGAATTATTTGAGGTTGACTCTGCTAAGTTTCTTTATCAGTTATATTATGACGCTTTCACCCATAAAGAAATTATTGAAATTGTTGAAGAGATTTTTATGACTGAGGTAAAAGTCAGAAAGCAGCTTCATCTTCCCTTGAAGATTGAACGTAAGCATTTTGAAGTGTATGGGGCACCTATTATTGGAACAAATGATGAATGGAAAGGAATTGTCCTTGTATTTCATGACATTACTGAACTTAAAAAACTCGAACAGATGCGTAAGGATTTTGTTGCGAATGTATCACATGAATTAAAAACACCTATCACATCTATTAAAGGATTTAGTGAAACATTACTGGACGGGGCACTTAGTGATAAGCAGACAGCCGAATACTTCCTATCTATTATTCTAAAGGAAAGCGATCGTTTACAATCTTTAATTCAAGATTTGCTTGATTTATCGAAAATTGAACAGCAAGGATTTGAATTATCAATCCAAACATGTGATTTACGGGAAATCTTGGATGATATTACTGTAATGTTAGAAAGTAAATCAAGAGAAAAAGAGGTAGAGCTTTCTGTTTCTTTACCTGAAGGTCTAACTTATATTGAAGGCGACATTTATCGATTAAAGCAAATTTTTATTAATTTAATTAGTAATGCTCTAACATATACTCCACAAGGTGGCTCTGTGCATGTAAAAGTGGATAAATATCCTGATTATGCAATCGTTACTGTTTCAGACACTGGGATCGGTATTAAAACGGAGGAAATTCCACGTATTTTTGAGCGTTTTTATCGTGTTGACAGGGCGAGAAGTAGAAACTCTGGGGGAACAGGCTTAGGATTGGCTATTGTAAAACATTTGGTGGAAGCTCATAAAGGTCAAATTAGTGTGGAAAGTGAAGTTGGAAAAGGTACTACGTTTACAGTTAAGCTGAATAGAAAATTTGATGAAACCTCATAA